In the Scatophagus argus isolate fScaArg1 chromosome 11, fScaArg1.pri, whole genome shotgun sequence genome, ttttgacaggaatcagctAAAGGGATCACATCTCGCCTctcttagcttctcttcactggcttcaaataaaattcagaacagattttaaaattctcccactgacatataaggccctaaatggactcgccccatcatacctgcaggatctaatagtcccatatattcccaatagaacactcagatcacagagtgcaggtttacttgcagttcccagaattcacaaaagtagaacgggaggatgagcctttagctatcaggcacccctactgtggaaccagctgccaatctgggtttgacaggcGGACACCACCTCCAGTTTTAAGACCAGACTTGAAGAGGGAGCTGAAGCATGAGGCAAAGTcgatttacatttaaattgcCCCTTGGGGACAAATAAAATTTttcaatttgaatttgaattcaaACCCTCATCTTTGGTCATGAGCTCTGAGTAGTGACCGAAAGGATGAGATCACAGATACATGTGGCTGAAATGGGCTTCCTCCATAGGATGGCTGAGTCAGGAGCTCTGACCTGGTCCATGGGGAGCTTGGAGAAGAGCTTTCCTTTTCACTATTTCAATTGTTTACAATTTCCAGAACACTTGACTGGATATTTTATTTAGAGCAAGGAACAAATGGAGTCAAATTCAGTGTGCGTGGACAcatacttggccaataaagGTGATTCTGACCCTGAACTGttctgagaggaaacagaatttAATATTGCATAGCTTATGACCACCAGTGGTACTAAGCTGACCTTTCTAGCTGAACTACAGTACagacattgtttgtttgtttgtcagtctaATAATTGTAATTCAGCTCATGAATAAGTAGAGATTGTATCCAATATGTCATTGTTTCACAGCAACAACTGCATGTTGTGTATCTCTTTCAATCAAATTTGAATCCACTTTGCCTCACAAGACACCAAATCACAGTCTGGAGTACATGATTTCGCTTTCAAggtatttaatttaaaatgctgacatgctCATTTCATGATCTACATGAGATTTAACAACACACCcagaaaatgtaagaaaatatggAATAATACAACATTAGTGGTTTGATGATTTGGTTTTCTGCAGTGAATGAAAAAGTAAGTGAAATAATTAAcagtgagaaaagaagaaaaaaactctgGTGTTTTGACACAGCAAACCTGATGAAGATCCTAAAAGGAAACATGCTGGGCTCACAAAAGTTCTTCATTTAGTGTTGCTGCAGTGttgattgttttgttaaaaagaaCAGTCTAGTTCATAGACATTATTCATTACATTGATGAAACTGATGATACTCCTTACTGTACACGAGTGCTACAgaaacaaatcctcacattaaGGTCTTTTTCAAGGATCACAGAAATCACATCTCTAAAAGATTATGACAGGAGGACAGTGACTGTGCAGTTATCGTTTGTTTGTTCATTAGATCTTGTTACTTACACAACAGCTTCTTGAGGTGTTTAtagatttctttcattttcagtccatATATGATTGGATTAAAGAGAGGATGATACAGGATGATTTGTAATGTTATTATGAAGCGGGCAGTTTTAGGAAAATCAGTTTCCAGTCGCAGTAAAAAGACATCAAATGTAATCAAACAGGAAAAGTTGATTAATACCATCAAGTGTGGTAAACAAGTCTGTGCAGCTTTTCTTCTGACTTCTCTACAACTTCGATAGGATATTATAAATATTCTGGTGTATGTAAAAAGGATAAAGAGCACAGGTAGAAGTACAAGATTTACCAAAACAACCAAACCATATATATTCTGCAGTCTTGAACTCTCACAGTGAAGTTTGCCAACTGTGCTGTTACAAATGATTCCTTTGAAAGTAAAGTTACAGAGTTTCTTATTAGCATTCAGTACAGCTGGTCCTACCATCTGACAAACAGGCACAAGCCAAGCTAAAGCCAGAAATATACTGAcagttgttttcctcatgatAGCTGGATACTGCAGAGGTTTACATATGGACacatatctgtcataagacatgGCTGCCAACAGTAAGAACTCTGAACCAGCTAAAGAGTAAAATATAAACCACTGAAAGAGGCAGGCTGAATAAGATATGATCTGTTTCTCAGATAAAAAGTCAATCAACAGCTTTGGGTAGATCACAGTGCTGTAAAGAAGAGAGTTGATTAACAGAGctgcaatgaaaatgtacatgggcTCATGGAGGTTTTGATGAATCCAGATGAGATACACAACAGTAGAATTACTGCAGATTATTAGAATATAAGCTGTGaacatgatgacaaaataaagatatcTGTATTTGTACAAATCCACGTACCCATCAACAGTTATATATGTTACATTTACTCTGTTATCCATTAAGTTAATCCAGACAAACTGTTAACAGACAAGACTACTTTCAGTCTTTAAGTCACGATTACATTAACATACCTCATGCAGCAGCTCGTGAGCTTGACTGCACGTGTGTTCGTTGAAATATTGCAGGAATGACAGACATCCAAAATGCTGACAATGAACTCACTGAGTTTGTGGGTTGTTATTTTTATCAGCCTGCATGACCCTCCATGGATCTAATTAAATTTCCACCATGTGCTACTTTTCATCCAAACAACTTCATCAAACTCTGGAGGCCTGAACTCAGAGGTCTTGTTGGGCATATTTGCACCTGTCATACTTTCCTTTGCCCCCTCATCACACTTGTGCCTGTATTATACTGTAATTTTTACACACAACAATagattgtgtgttttaaatattttgaatccTGCAGTGTTCACATCAGCGTTTACTACCTCGTAGTTTCTGTCTTCCCTGAAGATTTCCGACATAGCTTGACATGTTGATCAGCGGCAGATGTGAAACCGTTAGCAGAACTGAATTTGGATTTGAGGTAGTCACAGAAAAGCCAGCAAGGTCTTCTTGAGAAGACTCAGATATGGTTCACTCTCTGTGATTGCACCTAGACTTCAAAACTTCTTTCTGACGTATCCCAGAAAGAAACTGGCATCTGGCCAGCTGTTAACCAAGCCGACATGTCCCAGTTTCTTCACATCCCCACTGACTTAcaataaagatggacaacatgagacTCTAAACGTGAAACCAAccatctggatggcctcctGGTGGGAGGGGACATGGCTTGTTTCGCCACCTGACAACAGTAGTAGCCGAGACTCATATGGTGATCAAAGGCAAATATTACAGATGCGTTAAAGAAAACGTTGCCTTTAACCCATCTCAGTGGTATTTTCAACATGGTGATGGAAGCATAAGCTGGTTTTATTCAGTGATGTAAGGCTCCTTGCTGTGCTCCATCTTGTTGCTGATTCTTGTTAATTGACCCACAAACCGACAGTTCTGGTTAAAGTATTTCCTAGGGAATTTTTAAATGCTTCCTTTCCATAGCTGTTAACAGATGCCCCTCATGCATCATATGtcacataatataataattgtTCTTCGTACTGCCGGTTTTCCCTTTGTATTGATACACGTTGTTAGCCTTTTGTGGGTTTTAAGAATCTGTGTATTCACTTCCTCATCACAGAttgatagacagatagatactttattgatcccgggGTAAATTCAGTATCCAGTAGTATGCAGCACAAAACTCAAAAACCAAGCTATATTTAGGTTCAGggttaaatatatattttataaaagcCCCCAAGTCTCCTTATCACCCCCTttggggtggtgtgtgtgtctttctcaaGTTCTGCATCTGGAAGTCCCAAGTTGtcttagcttggtcattcttAGCCACTTTGAGaggtgtcttccattctgatgctgggacttccagcccatactcagtGTAGATATTCCTGTATACTCTGCCAACCATGGTGTCCCCCTTTATGTGGTTCCTGTCTGCATCTTACACTCAGGTGTTATGGGCTGAGTTGTCTCCAGGGCACCTTCACACAACCTGCAACTGGGatcctgtctggtgtggtagacccGAGCCTCTACTGATCTTGCACtgagtgcctgttcttgtgctgccacGTTTAGCACTTCCTTCAGTCCAGCCATTTCCAGCCATTGGTTGAATTTCGTCATAACGGTGGTACACACCCTTCAGGAGTTTGTCCCTCCCCAACGGTTCATCCTCTCCCCCTCATCATTGCCAGGTTTCTGTTGCCTGAGATATTCATTTAGCAGTTTGTCTCTGGCGGCCATGTTCCTGATGTATTCCTGCATCTTTGTTGTTGCATCCTGAATGCTGGTTCTGACACTCACTAGTCCACCATTCAGCTgacctctcactgcctcacctTGTGCAGCTTACTTGCAGCCTCTtcatggtttccatttgcctgcGGGATCCCAAAGTATTTGTAACTGCCCTGAAACTCTGTAATATTGCCTTCTGGTGTCTCAAGCATATCTTGCCTTGATTCTtatcttctccttttctgtctaatttctttctgttccaTTTCATGATCCTTTATTGACATTTCCCTACTTTATCCTGAATCAGCAATTGCCCTTTTTTATATATGGCTATGGCATATGGCTTTGCCCCAGCATTGTCAGCCATTTCCCTGTTGCATTACCCCTGCATCTTTCAGCTCTTACCCTGCATCAGCATTTGCACCATTCTGCAAGATATGGGGCAACTGTGGTTCAGGAGTAGAGCAGGTTGTCCACCTATGGTGGTTCGATTGCTCCAGATGCTGCACCATcggtgtgtgaatgtttgtgagTGGTTAGCTCATGGTGTTCTGATTGTCATTATCCTCTGCcgtcagtgtgtgaatgtgtatgtgaaaaGCGCTACATAACTATAGTCCATTTTCATATGGCTGTTCCCCTGCATTTACAGCCATTATTCCTGTTGTGTTACCCTGCTATCATCCTGCATTCTGCATTAGCATTTGCCACCTTCCTGCATCATAATGGCTTTTCCCCCTGCATTTACAGCCACTATCCCTGTGTCATGCATTACCCCTGCATCATTTGCTAATTTCCCCAGGTTTTCTGGTTAACCTTTCTCCCTTGCGTCATTATTTGCATTTCCCTGTATCATTTTGGTATTTTCCTGCTTCTCTGGACGACCCTTGGCCTTATTCCCTTGTGTTGCTTTCATTCTTACTCCCTTTATTTTTAGCctgtaatattttattgttcACAGATGCTTTCAATTGTGCTTTCGCCTTCTCGCACTGCAAGTCAGACATGGTATAACTTCTATTTTGGGGGGGAAATCTCCTTCATGTTAAAGTGCTAGTTCATTAGAGAATGTCCAGTGGTCAAATACTTCCTGCCAGGGTTGAAGTGCCAAAGTCTATTTCGTTGTTctcaataaattcattttacttcagttttgtccTGCACTTCTGTCATTCAATTCTTTCTCATTAGTCTTTCCTGATTGGAATAACATTACCTTACAGAACTccataaagactgaaaaaaactgcaggACAAAGTATGTAAAATATTGGATATTTTATTAAGAAGCCTTACATTATAGAAGCAGGGGCCACCctacatattttatattcacTATTAGTGGAGGCTGTAAAGCTGAATTGATTTTGATCAGTGTATCAGGTCAGTGATCAATGATCCACTACCATTGGTGCAAAGTTAAAATCATCAACATTCAGGTGCATTTGTTctaaagcagaaacaaaatttGCGGCAGCTGATTAAGTTAAATACAACGGGACATTTGCAGTCCCCCGATTTCAATCCAACTGAAATTATATTGTAGCAGACTTTACGATATCCCCAAATATCAGGTTGTTGTCCAAAGAATCAGTTTCATATCGTATCGTAATTCATACTGTGATTTTCTCTCCAAAGTGTCAGGAAATCAAGCAGAGCCCGCGGCTCCTGTGAGAGCATAAATGGCAGTTGAGTTTGAATGAAACATCATGGCTACCGCAGTGCCACCAGAGTACCTGCCCATATACTCACATATGCTAAGTTAAACACCAgccataaaataaatgaaagacgATGCAGTCGGCGTACCGTTCCCGACGCAAGACACACTGTAAAAGTAAAGGATGTTGTTCAGAGCTGGTGTCCAATTTGTCGGAGCTACGGATCCGATAACTCACTGATAACGGTAACTCAGGTCATGTGGTGTTAGTTCAAACCCAGCAAACTGCAGCGCTTCCAGGATCATCTTTGAGGACTGTGGTCATGGACCGATTGGCAACACATGGTTGTACGATCAGCGTGCATGTGTGGCCTCTCCGAATCCTTCCTATGACTCAGCCTACAGCTAACATCTGTATACTGAGTACATTAGCTATTTGACAAATAAACACTATGGACCATTTGCCAAATACTCATGGGAGGCAGAAGTTTACTTggatttctgtctgaacacaacCGGCGTCTCGTTCCCACTTTTGTCTCTCAATCAGCTTCAATACTTTGGTTTTGAGCTGCTCTCAATGTTGCACACAGGTTCAGTAAAAAGACAGATAGAAAAATACATACAACCAAGAACAAGGACAACAAAGCTGAACAAGATGGattcaaataaacataaatgataTGGACATACAAATTGGGTAAAACACATATATGTGTTGCATATGGGGCGGATGGTTTCCTGTGGCCGGTGATGTCCTGCTGGACGCGGGTCATTTGTGCACTTTTAAGCATAGCTTCTCCTTCCAACTCTGATCTCCTTCATCAGCATGTctcatttaataaataatagaatAAGAAAAATTCTGTTGTGTTGACACAGTCAgcctgatgaagaagaagaagaagaagaagaaacatgttGGGCTCACAAACTTCTTTATTTAGTGTTGCAGTATTTTTGATCTCTTAAGTTCTCTTTAAACTGCAGTCATTTGTTTAGTCATTACATTAATGAAGCCGATGATGCTCTTTACTGATTCACAGAAATCACATCTCTAAATGATTATGACAGGAGGACAGTGACTGTGCAGTTATCGTTTGTTTGTTCATTAGATCTTGTTACTTACACAACAGCTTCTTGAGGTGTTTagaaatttctttcattttcagtccatATATGATTGGATTAAAGAGAGGATGATACAGGATGATTTGTAATGTTATTATGAAGCGGGCAGTTTTAGGAAAATCAGTTTCCAGTCGCAGTAAAAGCACATCAAATGTACTCAAACAGGAAAAGTTGATTAATACCATCAAGTGTGGTAAACAAGTCTGTGCAGCTTTTCTTCTGACTTCTCTACAACTTCGATAGGATATTATAAATATTCTGGTGTATGTAAAAAGGATAAAGAGCACAGGTAGAAGTACATTATTTGCCAAAGCATACAAACCATATATATTCAGCAGTCTGGAACTCTCACAGTGAAGTTTGTAAACTGTGCTGTTACAAATGATTCCTTTGAAAGTAAAGTTACAGAGTTTCTTATTAGCATTCATTACAGGTGGTACTGCCGTCTGACAAACAGGCACAAGCCAAGCTAAAGCCAGAAATATACTGAcagttgttttcctcatgatAGCTGGATACTGCAGAGGTTTACATATGGACacatatctgtcataagacatgGCTGCCAACAGTAAGAACTCTGAACCACCCAAAGAGTAAAATATAAACCACTGAAAGAGGCAGGCTGAATAAGATATGATCTGTTTCTCAGATAAAAAGTCAATCAACAGCTTTGGGTAGATCGCAGTGCTGAAAACAAGAGAGTTGATTAACAGAGctgcaatgaaaatgtacatgggcTCATGGAGGTTTTGATGAATCCAGATGAGATACACAACAGTAGAATTACTGCAGATTATTAGAATATAAGCTGTGaacatgatgacaaaataaagatatcTGTATTTGTACAAATCCACGTACCCATCAACAGTTATATATGTTACATTTACTCTGTTATCCATTAAGTTAATCCAGACAAACTGTTAACAGACAAGACTACTTTCAGTCTTTAAGTCACGATTACATTAACATACCTCATGCAGTAGCTCGTGAGCTTGACTGCACGTGTGTTCGTTGAAATATTGCAGGAATGACAGACATCCAAAATGCTGACAATGAACTCACTGAGTTTGTGGGTTGTTATTTTTATCAGCCTGCATGACCCTCCATGGATCTAATTAAATTTCCACCATGTGCTACTTTTCATCCAAACAACTTCATCAAACTCTGGAGGCCTGAACTCAGAGGTCTTGTTGGGCATATTTGCACCTGTCATACTTTCCTTTGCCCCCTCATCACACTTGTGCCTGTATTATACTGTAATTTTTACACACAACAATagattgtgtgttttaaatattttgaatccTGCAGTGTTCACATCAGCGTTTACTACCTCGTAGTTTCTGTCTTCCCTGAAGATTTCCGACATAGCTTGACATGTTGATCAGCGGCAGATGTGAAACCGTTAGCAGAACTGAATTTGGATTTGAGGTAGTCACAGAAAAGCCAGCAAGGTCTTCTTGAGAAGACTCAGATATGGTTCACTCTCTGTGATTGCACCTAGACTTCAAAACTTCTTTCTGACGTATCCCAGAAAGAAACTGGCATCTGGCCAGCTGTTAACCAAGCCGACATGTCCCAGTTTCTTCACATCCCCACTTACAATTAGGTatggacaacatgagaacaCCCTAAAAGTGAAACCAACCATCtggatgccccctggtggcGAGGAAAACGGGCAGGCGCGCTTGCCCAGCTGAAAGCTAGCAGGCCACCAATTCCAACTCTGTTCCTGGCCAACGTCCGCTCCCTGGACAACAAAGTGGACCTGTTACGTCTGAGGCTGAGTGTTTCCACagagatgaggaactgtgctGCCCTTTGCCTCACGGAAACCTGGCTAAATCACAACATGCCGGACTCAGCATTCCAGATCAACGGCCTGCAGCTCTTCTGGGCGGACCGTGACCACCGGTCGGGGAAGTCACGAGGAGGAGGACTCTGAGGCGATAGAACTTATGACAGTGAAATGTCGGCCGCACTATCTGCCTCTGGAGTTCACCACGGTGTTCGTCACCACTGTAAACGGAGGCGTTTTACGTGGTTGTGGGGGACTTTAATCACGTGAAACTGATGGACACTGCTTCCAgtgcacagactggcaggtcttcagagAAGCGGCTACATATGAGGGAGAGGTGAACCTGGAGGAATACACCTCCTCCGTCCTCGGCTTCATCTCCAAGTGTGCTGATGATGTCGCCACCACCAAGACAGTAAAAGGCATCAGCACTGAGAGTGGCGAGGAAAGAACTGACGGCAGGCATCAACAGGGCCAAAGCCACATATGCTCACAAAATTCAGGGGCACCTCACCTCCAACGACCCCCGGAGCATGTGGAAGGGCATAAAGTGCATCACGGACTATAACATCAGAGATGCACAATGCCCAAGGGACCCCTCCCTGCCGGACAAACTCAACAGGTTCTACGCTCGCTTTGAGGATCCTGACACACACCCCTGCACTAGACTTACACCACTACCCAGTGACACGcccctctgtgtgtccacagcggATGTGAGGAAGACCCTCAAAGGTATCAACCCCCGCAAAGCTGCTGGCCCAGACAACATCCCAGGGCGTGTACTGAGGGACTGCGCACACCAGCTGTCTTTAACACCTCACTGTCACCGGCGTCCGTCCCCACCTGCTTAAAGACTGCCACTATTGTCCCCGTCCCAAAGTGCTCCACAGTGACAGGCCTGAATGACTACCAACCCATAGCTCTGACCCCggtagtcatgaagtgcttcgagaggctgGTCATGGCACACATCAGAGACTccatcgacgtcactgtggagCCCCACCAGTACGCCTACAGGAAGAACCGCTCCACGGATGACGCCATCTCGTcagtggtccacacagctctcacccaTCTGGAGAGCAGAAACTCCTACGTCCGCCTGCTCTTCCTggacttctcctctgcttttaacaccatcatcccacagaCCCTGGTACAGAAACTCTCCACCCTGGGTCTGAGTCACACACTTCggaactgggtcctggacttcctgactaacagacctcagactgtcaggatccacaactccacctcctcctccatcaccctcagcactggttCCCCCCAGGGCTGcgtgctgagccccctcctgttcactctgctgacgTACGACTGCTCGGCGAGGCATCCCAGCTGTCATGTagtgaagtttgcagacgacacagcagtggtgggacgcatcaacaacaatgatgagtcggaatacagagaggaggtggaacacctggtgcagtggtgcagagaaaacaacctctcCATCAAAGAGACggtggtggacttcagaaaGGACAGGCGCCTCACCCCTCCACTGCACATCGGAGGAGTAactgtggaagtggtctccagctacaggtacctTGGTGTATACCTAACcgaggacctcacctggaacaccaacacttccaggctggtcaggaaggcccaccagtgtctctacttcctcaggaagcTGCGGCGAGCTGGGCTTGGGAGAGCATCCTctgcacctgcatcactgtgtggcacagcAACTGCACcactgctgagaggaaggctctgcagagggtggtaaaggctgcacagaggaccaCGGGGGGcagcctccccaccacctcagacctctacacagcacGATGCAGGGGGAGAGCCCTccgcatcatgaaggactccacccatcctgcacaCGGACTtttccaacccctcccctcaggcaggcggCTGAGGAGCATCCGGAGCAAGACCACCGGGctcaggaacagcttcttcctcgaagctgtcagactgctgaactccGGCCATGCCCTAtagtcccccccaccccccatacccatacacacacacacacacccctgaccccctgcactacaaacactttaacctacaagtgcaatattcATAATTGCAATACTAAGGactcacaagtgcaatattaaggactactttctggactacctcatactgcacacacttgcacatgcatacttaggCCGCTACATGTTAAAACCGgcttcttatttaaggtttagcttatttaaatgtttagttttatattcttttatattctattttctgtttagcttatattctattcgtactttatatttttatattttatagtcacttactgctcccgggacctgagtcctaatttcgtaccataaacatgtgaatgtgagctggtatgacaataaagttccttgaatccttgaattttCAACATGGTGATGGAAGCATAAGCTGGTTTTCTGCAGGACCAGATGAGATCCGCCCCAGACTGcttagggactgtgctgaccagctctcctcctgtgtggttccagttcctaagactgcacatcccaaggagccaaaccactacaaGCCTGTTGCCTTGACCtttcacctgatgaagaccataGAGTGCGCCGATGaatgcgtcgatacgtgtgcagcctgttacagacgctcccgatcttcttcactgttttctactgtttttattgtattttcgCGACtctttttactctcttttactctggactacacaGTTTTTCTATCCACCACACACCaggactggtgtgagcgcaaccacctgtgcttaaacactagtaaaacaaaggagatggt is a window encoding:
- the LOC124066868 gene encoding olfactory receptor 11A1-like; the protein is MDNRVNVTYITVDGYVDLYKYRYLYFVIMFTAYILIICSNSTVVYLIWIHQNLHEPMYIFIAALLINSLLYSTVIYPKLLIDFLSEKQIISYSACLFQWFIFYSLAGSEFLLLAAMSYDRYVSICKPLQYPAIMRKTTVSIFLALAWLVPVCQMVGPAVLNANKKLCNFTFKGIICNSTVGKLHCESSRLQNIYGLVVLVNLVLLPVLFILFTYTRIFIISYRSCREVRRKAAQTCLPHLMVLINFSCLITFDVFLLRLETDFPKTARFIITLQIILYHPLFNPIIYGLKMKEIYKHLKKLLCK
- the LOC124066866 gene encoding olfactory receptor 11A1-like, coding for MDNRVNVTYITVDGYVDLYKYRYLYFVIMFTAYILIICSNSTVVYLIWIHQNLHEPMYIFIAALLINSLVFSTAIYPKLLIDFLSEKQIISYSACLFQWFIFYSLGGSEFLLLAAMSYDRYVSICKPLQYPAIMRKTTVSIFLALAWLVPVCQTAVPPVMNANKKLCNFTFKGIICNSTVYKLHCESSRLLNIYGLYALANNVLLPVLFILFTYTRIFIISYRSCREVRRKAAQTCLPHLMVLINFSCLSTFDVLLLRLETDFPKTARFIITLQIILYHPLFNPIIYGLKMKEISKHLKKLLCK